acacacacatacactgttaaATTGTTACTGACGTAATGTAATGAGCCAAACAATAATTTTAGTTCATTCAAATTACACCTGTCGtgcggagaaaaaaaattgacggTTAATTCTGATGCAGAAAGACAAGGGAAGCAACCTTGAAATCTgggagtaaatttatttatttcgtaaGAACAGCGACAACTTCTCATACGTTTCGTTCTTATTTGACCTCGTCAATGGTCTAATGGATTAAGAATATTTGAAAGAGAATGAGAGTTTTGGCTAACCAACACAAACTGACATGACATAAATGAATGATTACTGCACGTAGCACTGATTGATATCTCTTCTAAAAGATCAATTTGAAATATTGCCGACCAAACGTTAAGCTTGTTATCTCTGTGGTCTGTTACTTACGCATGAGTAAGAAATAACTTAGCTGTGACTTACCGTTAATCCTGCATACTTTTCTCCTTGATTTCCACAATATTTTCGGCAAGTTTCAATAGACATATCTGACCGCGACGAATATTTTGGCAAAACCGAATGGTGTCTAGTTTCGTAACAGCCCATGAAAACTGTGCAGAAATATAAACCCAAATTTGGAATTAGTTAATGTGCAAggcataaaaattttaaaaaaggcaaaagttatcaattcatttcacaaaaacaacaacaaacaaaaaacgaaaacgaaaacaaaaacaacatttaatGAAGGGAAGCAAAATATACTGAAATCGTCTcctgaattaaattattttctgttccatatttaagagatgagaaattatttacattatttacatttgacggatatttgtgctcatcttgtttgctgttagcaaatttccccaagacacctgatgaaggctggagggtatatcagccgaaacgttgtgttaacaacaaacaagatgcagacaaatatccgtcaaatgtaaataatgtaaataatgtattttattttctattttaagtcgttttcttttctttaatcagACGAGAAAGAAAttcctttactttatttttcatctttaggATTAAATTAGAGGAAGAATGGGCGGTGAGCGTAATCTTTTTCGGAACTTCTGTGCCTAGTGGAAGGCCAAAACGATCCTCAGAGTAGCGACCACTCCTGAATGGTTGCAACAGGGTAATCAGTGTTGAAGCTACCCAATGGCCAGTTATTGATGTTAAAGTAAGCGACCACGGGAACTTTCTTTCCGATCTGCTTTCACAAAATTTCCTCACAATTAAAATTCCATTCCAAGAGCTTAActataaattacaataaataaggGACGGGGGATATATTAAACGTGACCCTACTTACGAGAAGAGTATACGGGTTTCactgaaatataaaatggaaaataaacatataacatGATAGCTTTCATAAATTAGACAAAGTAAAATACTAATCCATTTATTNNNNNNNNNNCACACACACATCGTGGGACGGAACTTCATATTTAAATAGGTttgattatttttgaaaattctgcGAATTTCGGCGCATTattgattaatgtaaaataaacttTTGTTTCGAAAACTAAGTACATTGCGTGTATTCTTATGGATAAActgaaatgtatttaatttttcatatttccaaCAAATGTAAAAACTGCAAAACtgaagaaatttctttttttacagaGATTATCAGTTGTTGTTGATATAATAAAGTATAAACGACACTCAACAATGGGATGAGTTTTGATAAATCCCCTTCAAATGTCTTAAAAGTGTGCTGCTACCAAATATTCACAAGTTAATAGTTGGAGACCATCATCGGAGATATTATGAATGTCCAATAATTAAAACACTTCCTACATATTTTTTGAAACGATTcgaatagtatttttttttatatatgtaattagaaaattatacagaaacagaactgaaaatttgaataaagtgttaaaatttgaataaaatggtAGAGATTCTCTCTGatgcattattttataaataaataatttattgtatttcgggatggtcattttttttttcatcaacaaaacaatatttcgACGAATACACCTTCATCAGTGTTCATGTAATCTACAGcactttcataaaaatttaaggaaaatgTTAACCTTGCCAACCCCCAccaatattattgttatgtttTACTCTGGTATCAAATCAACAAGAAATAAACATCACTAAATAGAAATGGTATTCCTCAACTTACGGTCGCTTGGTTTAattttaactgaaacaaaaacaataaacaaacaaataaataatattaaataaataaataaataaataaataaaataaataactgttaGAGTGGTTAGGGACAACGGCTTgaatgctctgaattcaaatccgaACGGGATCAATTTTGCTTTCTATTCTTTCAAggccaataaataaaataccatcccagggcagtggattagcagaatcgtttgagaactGATTCAGATGATTTTGTGAGAGCCGTTTCTAAGCTTTACGATTTGAATTCAATTTCCATCTGGGTACGATCACCTGACTCTAGGAGGACAATGCCCAACCCGTAGTTGACAAAACATGGAGGACGAGTAAGCTTAGaatcaatttaaataaacaagCAATAGCATGCTGAAACTTTCATCCAGAAATGGTTCGCTAACGGCCgaaggaaattgaaaaaagaaacagtGGGAGCAATGAGGAGAAATGCGTCTGTTAGTTTACATCAAGGTATGTTGGAAATGACGGGTAGTGACGCGGAAGAAAGAGGTTTCGTACCTGCGTGAGTGACAAGAGAAAGGCAACTACGAGAGTTGcgcgtatgattgtgtatatatgtccattgTGAAAGCAGACAGTTGTGTGTTGATGGTTTTCTTCGagactttgtgcatgtgtgtgtgtacatgagtgtgtatgagtgagggGTATATTATTTGCTTACAGTTCTTCAATTAGACTTTGTTACTTGCACTCAAGATTTGTCTGGAAGTTCATTTAAGATTTTCCTGGGCTTGAAACAAAGGAAAAGTCTTGTAACCGAAATATCACTCTGAATCAATGTTTCATCTCAACTATGGGCAAGTTACACTTTCTTTgccgtttttctgttttttttttatgtgtttatatgtgtgcgaatGCATGTAAAAATATAACTGAAGCATACCTGTACGGTAAACAGACATAGCACTCCGTCCTCCACAAAATTGATGTTTATCACCGGGACATTTAAGATAGCATTTTTCGTCAGGGTAAAATTTCTCAGACGGGATAACGTTGAAACACAGACAAATTGTAGTGAtctatgaaaagaaaatggttatGGCTATGAAACGTTTAGTAATTGCTTAGATCTTAATCAAAACCGACAGAGCAGACATGATGAAAACCATTCCAATCTTTTTGTACATGTAGGATTATATTGTATAATGTGGgcttctattatttttttaaaagtgtgTTTGGGGGCAAGCTCGGAAGTCACGGAGACCATGATTGACATACAGAAAACCCAGTTCTCTAGTTTTCTCAGACAAGACCGGCGGagcatataataaaaaaagtaatactTAAAAGCTGaggtctgcatgtatgtatgtatatgtgtgtgtgtgtgtgtgtatatatatatctatctatatatctatatctatatatatatctatatctatctatctatctatctatctatctatctatctatctatctctctctctctctctctctctctatNNNNNNNNNNNNNNNNNNNNNNNNNNNNNNNNNNNNNNNNNNNNNNNNNNNNNNNNNNNNNNNNNNNNNNNNNNNNNNNNNNNNNNNNNNNNNNNNNNNNNNNNNNNNNNNNNNNNNNNNNNNNNNNNNNNNNNNNNNNNNNNNNNNNNNNNNNNNNNNNNNNNNNNNNNNNNNNNNNNNNNNNNNNNNNNNNNNNNNNNNNNNNNNNNNNNNNNNNNNNNNNNNNNNNNNNNNNNNNNNNNNNNNNNNNNNNNNNNNNNNNNNNNNNNNNNNNNNNNNNNNNNNNNNNNNNNNNNNNNNNNNNNNNNNNNNNNNNNNNNNNNNNNNNNNNNNNNNNNNNNNNNNNNNNNNNNNNNNNNNNNNNNNNNNNNNNNNNNNNNNNNNNNNNNNNNNNNNNNNNNNNNNNNNNNNNNNNNNNNNNNNNNNNNNNNNNNNNNNNNNNNNNNNNNNNNNNNNNNNatatagagagaaataaacgaaatatacatacaatagccgcaaatttaaaatttttttctccacaatgTCTTTTGCATGTCCCAGGAGTCATTTCGGAATAGGTCCATCTATGCTTCAAATCTCTGGTTTTATACGACGAAATGGAACAACCAATGTAATCTAGAAAATAAAGAGTGATGAGGTGATACCGATGCTGAGtaaccctaacacacacacacacacacacacacaaacacacacacacacacacatacacgacgggcgtctttcagtttccgtctgccaaatccactcacaaggctttggtcggtcctaggttatagtagaagacacttggccatggTGCcccgcagtggaactgaacccggaatcatgtggttggtaaacaagctacttaccacacacagccacgcctttaacaatttttaaaaaacgcAATTCCTTCGTTGGATATCAAACCCCTAAAAACTTTCACTGATAGTTTCAGACAGGTTGCTTACTCTCAACCAGGTGTAGTGAGCTTTTTAATACCGTTGCCTAAGTGAGGGCACACTGTCGCATGTAGAGATGTCACGAAGAGCCACCAGTGCGAGCTGAGTGTCAGGTGTAGAACCGGTGGCAGATGAGCTGTCCTGAAAAGAAATTGGCAGGATCCCTACCAAAAGTTCTTTTTCTCCTTGACACAGCATACTTCTAGAAGCCATACAATACTCTAGGATTCACAAAGACACATGAGGATACACAGGAATTCAAAGACAAATGGGACAGATCAGAATCATAAGAAGCAAAAGGAGTTTTTACCTTTGTGATCTGAATGGCCGTCTGAAATGGAGAAACAATAGCAAGATGatgacattgataataataataataataataataataataataataataataataataataataataataataatgataataataataatataggactGAGGTAattcctccagaagatatagaagcataaatagaagagtgccattgttgtCAAGTGAACGATAGATACGTTTAtcttttgaacctgtggaagatacacgagatgtcgaaatatcgttcacttgataacaatggcactcttctatttttgcttccaataatgataatgataataataataatgataataataataataaNNNNNNNNNNNNNNNNNNNNNNNNNNNNNNNNNNNNNNNNNNNNNNNNNNNNNNNNNNNNNNNNNNNNNNNNNNNNNNNNNNNNNNNNNNNNNNNNNNNNNNNNNNNNNNNNNNNNNNNNNNNNNNNNNNNNNNNNNNNNNNNNNNNNNNNNNNNNNNNNNNNNNNNNNNNNNNNNNNNNNNNNNNNNNNNNNNNNNNNNNNNNNNNNNNNNNNNNNNNNNNNNNNNNNNNNNNNNNNNNNNNNNNNNNNNNNNNNNNNNNNNNNNNNNNNNNNNNNNNNNNNNNNNNNNNNNNNNNNNNNNNNNNNNNNNNNNNNNNNNNNNNNNNNNNNNNNNNNNNNNNNNNNNNNNNNNNNNNNNNNNNNNNNNNNNNNNNNNNNNNNNNNNNNNNNNNNNNNNNNNNNNNNNNNNNNNNNNNNNNNNNNNNNNNNNNNNNNNNNNNNNNNNNNNNNNNNNNNNNNNNNNNNNNNNNNNNNNNNNNNNNNNNNNNNNNNNNNNNNNNNNNNNNNNNNNNNNNNNNNNNNNNNNNNNNNNNNNNNNNNNNNNNNNNNNNNNNNNNNNNNNNNNNNNNNNNNNNNNNNNNNNNNNNNNNNNNNNNNNNNNNNNNNNNNNNNNNNNNNNNNNNNNNNNNNNNNNNNNNNNNNNNNNNNNNNNNNNNNNNNNNNNNNNNNNNNNNNNNNNNNNNNNNNNNNNNNNNNNNNNNNNNNNNNNNNNNNNNNNNNNNNNNNNNNNNNNNNNNNNNNNNNNNNNNNNNNNNNNNNNNNNNNNNNNNNNNNNNNNNNNNNNNNNNNNNNNNNNNNNNNNNNNNNNNNNNNNNNNNNNNNNNNNNNNNNNNNNNNNNNNNNNNNNNNNNNNNNNNNNNNNNNNNNNNNNNNNNNNNNNNNNNNNNNNNNNNNNNNNNNNNNNNNNNNNNNNNNNNNNNNNNNNNNNNNNNNNNNNNNNNNNNNNNNNNNNNNNNNNNNNNNNNNNNNNNNNNNNNNNNNNNNNNNNNNNNNNNNNNNNNNNNNNNNNNNNNNNNNNNNNNNNNNNNNNNNNNNNNNNNNNNNNNNNNNNNNNNNNNNNNNNNNNNNNNNNNNNNNNNNNNNNNNNNNNNNNNNNNNNNNNNNNNNNNNNNNNNNNNNNNNNNNNNNNNNNNNNNNNNNNNNNNNNNNNNNNNNNNNNNNNNNNNNNNNNNNNNNNNNNNNNNNNNNNNNNNNNNNNNNNNNNNNNNNNNNNNNNNNNNNNNNNNNNNNNNNNNNNNNNNNNNNNNNNNNNNNNNNNNNNNNNNNNNNNNNNNNaccgcgagtccgctaccctaaccactgctgtactctttcaccacaactttctctcactcttcttgtttctgttgtgcttgtaattcaaagggtcagccttgtcacactctgtgtcacgctgaatatccccgagaactacgttaagggtacacgtgtgtgtggagtgctcagccacttgcacgttaatttcacgagcaggctgttctgtcgatcggatcaactggaaccctcgtcgtcgtaagcgacggagtgccaacaacaacaacaacaacaacaacgtgtgtgcgtatgcgtgggTGGTTGTGAAACTTTTAAGTATTGTACTCCAGTGTCTGAGTCAAGTTATAGTTTTTTCTTTGGTAGAAGAGATTCGCCTAAGATGCAGACAGATCGCATGTTGAATTATGGGATAGCAAAGCGAACTTGTTCACCAAACAACCCTCACAACTGTTGCAGAGTCACAGACTGTAAGTTTCTGAGATATGCAAGAAAATGTGGTTGAATAGATTTCAGTGCATTACTGTTGCTAATTTGGTCAAACACTGAAGCAACGAAAGCTGGCATCAATATTGGTACCTGCAATAATTAGCGCCGGTAGTCGCAGCAGTCTTACATTGCTGCTTGTCTCACAACCCACATGATTCTGATGCACTCAACACTGTCACCGCCGCAACCACTACTGCTGCTTGCCACCACtgcaacgaccaccaccactgccaccgccgccaccaccgcctccaccgcTATCACTGTTGATGcagccgccaccacaaccacctacAGCGGCTGCTAGTAAGATGATGGCTATATTTACAGAAGTGGTAGAACATGCTAATATaaacagcaaaacacacacacacacacacacacacacacacagacatccccacacgcagacacgcacgcacacacctacacgcataaatacttaatgtaatgtatacatatttaatgtaaatactatatatacaggcatacctcaattTACGTCGTTCCGTGTTATATCGATTTTCGACTAAAATCGCTTGTCTTCAAACTAATTACCGACGTAAGTTGaggtgcacacgcacacacacacgcacacacgcacatgcatacacactgaccGAAATTGTAAGGACATtctggaaacttgactgaggaTAGAAGGCTGCGAATGACNNNNNNNNNNNNNNNNNNNNNNNNNNNNNNNNNNNNNNNNNNNNNNNNNNNNNNNNNNNNNNNNNNNNNNNNNNNNNNNNNNNNNNNNNNNNNNNNNNNNNNNNNNNNNNNNNNNNNNNNNNNNNNNNNNNNNNNNNNNNNNNNNNNNNNNNNNNNNNNNNNNNNNNNNNNNNNNNNNNNNNNNNNNNNNNNNNNNNNNNNNNNNNNNNNNNNNNNNNNNNNNNNNNNNNNNNNNNNNNNNNNNNNNNNNNNNNNNNNNNNNNNNNNNNNNNNNNNNNNNNNNNNNNNNNNNNNNNNNNNNNNNNNNNNtgtgtgtgtgtgtgtgtgtgtgtgtgtgtgtgtgtgtgtgtgtgtgtgtgtgtgtgtgtgtcactctgtgtcacgctgaaaattAATTACAAACAACAGACAAAACGCCCATGACGAGGTATAGTAGAAACGTGATTACTATTTTCCCCTCATAGTTTGTTGACTTAAATCCGTATATAGAGGTAAATCTCTGCTCTGTATATAAATGCCAGTTTGGACGGCTAGCATGCTGTTCCCTGAGTAATGGTTATTATTGGTCCTAATCCATCCCAAAAACTTCATGTGTGACTTCAGTTGGTGAGGAAACCAAATTGAAAAGGCACGGTTAACACTCCACCACTGAGGAAATGAATTTCGTGTGAAAGTCACCAACCAGGATAGGAAAATTTTACTGACTGATCAGTAACGGTTTCGCATCCATGGCAAAAGTGTGCCATGgattcatttacaaaatatccTTCGTCCTACTAACATGGAATGAAAGCGTCTTATGATAGCATAACAGTGTAACATTGTCACTAACTTCTTAGACATGATTAGCacaagcgaaaccggtcgaccaagtaaatactttatttcataaaaagcGGTAAATATTCCTGtgcatttcctttttttataattataactaCAACTCACTATgtacacaaaattttttttatcaaatcttttcaatacatgaatgtgtgtgtgtgtgtgtgtNNNNNNNNNNNNNNNNNNNNNNNNNNNNNNNNNNNNNNNNNNNNNNNNNNNNNNNNNNNNNNNNNNNNNNNNNNNNNNNNNNNNNNNNNNNNNNNNNNNNNNNNNNNNNNNNNNNNNNNNNNNNNNNNNNNNNNNNNNNNNNNNNNNNNNNNNNNNNNNNNNNNNNNNNNNNNNNNNNNNNNNNNNNNNNNNNNNNNNNNNNNNNNNNNNNNNNNNNNNNNNNNNNNNNNNNNNNNNNNNNNNNNNNNNNNNNNNNNNNNNNNNNNNNNNNNNNNNNNNNNNNNNNNNNNNNNNNNNNNNNNNNNNNNNNNNNNNNNNNNNNNNNNNNNNNNNNNNNNNNNNNNNNNNNNNNNNNNNNNNNNNNNNNNNNNNNNNNNNNNNNNNNNNNNNNNNNNNNNNNNNNNNNNNNNNNNNNNNNNNNNNNNNNNNNtataaaaacaatatatgagtatatgcatatatatgtacatgtatgtacataccttcatctacatgtacatatagatacataactgggtacatgacgtggcaaaagaacatggacaaaatgataaacaaggtacaacaaacaagcaagccacatagaaacatctccttcatcagctgccaccattaaaacaccagcgtaaacaaggagaacgatccctaaggagtctaatttagatttttttgcggtgaaatctcctgctatattggtaacgattacatagtttactttgaaaaattatatatatatatatacatatatatacatatatatacatgggtatctctgtctgtgtgtctgtatgcatgtatgtatatttagtgtGCATGAATTTGAAGTGAATAAGAGAGAGTGAAACAACCCATTGTCTTCGCCCACCACTCCAGAAATCCGCACCCCCTGTCGCTTTTGTTTTCATCACTTATTTCTAATAGGTCCAAGGTTAACGTAGACGCACCTTTCCCTAGTTCGTGTTCTAGCGGTCGTCAGCCTTGCCGTTCGTGACCATCAATGCGAACTTCAATTAAGATTGCTGCAGCTCTCTGTTGGTATTTTGCTGatatttaaagaattaattaaGTTGAATGTTGCAGCGCTACGCTCATCAGTTTAAACAAAACAACTTCAAATTGCACGAATGTAAGATGAGTGATGGGTCGGGGTGACCTAGACggatttgtatataaattttagaTTACTCTGTAATGCGTgcatacgcgcgcgtgtgtgagtgtttgtgtgtgtgtttttacattgtgtgtttatgtgtgtgtgtgtatatatctgtttgtctattgtttgtttatctttgcGTGTATGTGGTTGtcattgtgtttatgtgtctgtttgtttctatatatatttgtcaatgtgtgtgtgtcagagggcgtttgtgtgtgtgtgtgtgtgtgtgtgtacttgtgtgtgcaaatgtatatctgtgtttgtatacgtttgtgaaggcgcatggttcagtggttagagcgtcgggttcacaatcacgaggtagtgagttcgattcctggatcgggctgtgtgttgtgttgtgttcttgagcaagacactttatttcatgtcgttccagttcactcagctgtagaaacgattcgcgacgtcactggtgccaagttgcatcggcccctttgcctttcctttggataacatcagtgtcatggagaggagaggctgatatgcatgggcgacagttgatcttccataaaacaaccttgcccggaagctttctaggtgcaatcccatggtcattcatggccgaaAGGGGTCACCCTCACTcttttatatgcatgtgcgtcTTTTAACTACTCGCTATTGAACTTTGACGATTCTTGcttctaatattgatttttgatACAGGAATTTTGTGCGGAAGGCTAAATTCATTATATCGAATATACTTGACTTCGAAAATCCGAAAGACAAAACTGAACTCTGGATGCAAAGGTCcggaacaaacataaaaacatgttTTCATATGCCTTAATGGCTCTGCCGATTCGTCGCCTACTTGTGACTCATATTAACAAGTCACTTTAGATGCTTATCTATTAAGTCGTCTAGTTATTTGCCTACTTTTCCAAAGGTTATCATAGTTGCTGAAATTAATGTAAAGAACAAACTGCAGAATGTCTCCACCCAATGCAATGTCATGAAATCTGATATTTTATTGTCAAGTTAGAATTAATGTAATccgattttgtgtgtgtatatagcgaGTGTCAGTGCATATACACCAACTGCTGTTAGATAACTATCCTTGACAGTTATTCATAACGAAACCTTTCATCAGCGTAGGTGGGATTTAGGTTCAGATCCTTCTCCAGCGTCGCACCAACTCTGTAgatatgtttttttctcttgaggATTTTCTTTTGTACTTGAGACCAGTTCCTTCCACTTTGCTCTCCTTCACTAATCTGGTTTCAGAAAGCACGGACATTAAATCTTTCCAGATATTGAGCAAGGAGAACAATTCACCATTTTGATGTGTTGATGTTCTGCCTGTCTTTTCGAGTTCGAATCTTCCTGCTGAAATCAGCAAACTCCGATTCATGAACACCAACTTTCAATGCCGCAGGGCGGATGCCCAAGCTCACATCTGCAGAGTCCAGAACGACTGGTAGCAAGCTAAGGCTAACGAATTTCAAAGTTATATGTGAATTCCACTTATCTATACCGTATTTGGACTTACCAAGACGAAAGCTGAAGACAGCACTTGGCCTGAACACTTTAGTAACATACTGAATAGACCACCAACAGCCTATGATGATTGTCATGTTGATCTTGCTACGTTTCCAAAACAGTCTGGAATGGCGTTTTTCCCAACCTGAAACATTGTCATTTGCGTCACTAAAAAGCCTCTGGTTTACATTTTGTTCTTGCTGAGTCGTACAAGCAACAGGAAAACATATTTGAAGGTAAATTTTCACCACCTGATATTATAAATTGAGAACAGAAATCTGATCCGAGTGACTTTGAAGATGTGTGAATTGTGACCATCTTCAAAAAAGGAGCAGCGAAGTATGTGGAAACTACAGTGAGACCTCTCTGTTAGCATCAATTTGCAAGAACTTATCTCACATGCTGTTGAATCAGGTCAACCAATTTTCCGATCTAATCTTGTCGGAGTCTCCAATGCGGTTTCCATCCTCAAAGAGGTACAACTTATAATTTTGTTGCCAGTCGGttaaagaccaaaaaaaaaaaaaaaaaaNNNNNNNNNNNNNNNNNNNNNNNNNNNNNNNNNNNNNNNNNNNNNNNNNNNNNNNNNNNNNNNNNNNNNNNNNcacacacacacacacacacacacacacacacacacacacacacacacacacacacacacacacactctctctctctctctctctctcacacacacacacgcacacactcagatTATGTATGCAATTGTCAAAAACTGAGTTATGTTcgatatattataataaataggaAGCTTGGTTTGACTTACTTCAAGCCCGGCAAATTTGTAACCTTTTGCTCCGCAATGTATTCTGCAAAACTTGATGGTCATCGTTGGTGAGGAAATTAAATCCCCTTGCATTGCTTTTATGTGTAAGAAATCCTTGAAGCATCCAATGTATTCTGTTtagtaaagaaacaatattttataagagATGAGACGTAGAATGAGGCACATTtcaggaaaaggaaaaacaaaaatttgttttgCTGCTGTCCTAAATGAATATTAAGAACTGACGGGCTGACAAAAGTGAGATGTGCTGGTTCTGTAAGAAATCGAGGCAGTCACTGTAGCGTGTGTGGTATTGCTGCAGAGCTCTTCTCTTGGAGACACTGGGTTCTGCGGTGGGGTGTGGCACCCAATACTGAttgggaaagaaacaatgcactTGTcaataagaagggttgaaattaatgcatgcaagatttcacagctctagcatcactccttcatagccgGCCAATGAACTTTCAGTCCACCCTCGTAAGTTgatcattttaaaatgttaat
The sequence above is a segment of the Octopus bimaculoides isolate UCB-OBI-ISO-001 chromosome 13, ASM119413v2, whole genome shotgun sequence genome. Coding sequences within it:
- the LOC106867217 gene encoding uncharacterized protein LOC106867217; protein product: MSSSCYCFSISDGHSDHKDYIGCSISSYKTRDLKHRWTYSEMTPGTCKRHCGEKNFKFAAIITTICLCFNVIPSEKFYPDEKCYLKCPGDKHQFCGGRSAMSVYRTVKIKPSDLKPVYSSLFMGCYETRHHSVLPKYSSRSDMSIETCRKYCGNQGEKYAGLTKGFVCSCGSNYDKFGLWYTSKACQEGCHGSNDKFCGTSFSMAVYKSA